Proteins found in one Arachis stenosperma cultivar V10309 chromosome 8, arast.V10309.gnm1.PFL2, whole genome shotgun sequence genomic segment:
- the LOC130945682 gene encoding uncharacterized protein LOC130945682, which produces MAEKIDRGVNNGTAPPIFKLGDQNYHSIGSLLPPDSLRPTFAQLYIYDTKNKIDNRIGTLRSNEAINERDREIVAILRNMLDKYNSLAKNFRYVRDRYQQKNCTNIKLKLISQRTTDGRTYNLPSASEMAALIVGDVDQLSKDRDIIIESQSRKLQRIDVFHPSYLALQYPLLFSFWEDEFCLGIATSDSISARPTKKNKTITLRQFFAFRCKQPPLRVDKYKCLHESLINGDVYAARLGKRIILPSTFTGGPRYAEYPIYFITMTYNPEWDEIRREVTPIGLKAKDCPDILCRVFKIKLDCLIDNLKEGKIFGKILGYVCTVEFQKRGLPHAHILLFMSNKFKPQIPDDIDKHITAKIPDENERPNLHGAVQNYMVHGLCGPYNKNSPCMKNESCSKFYPKEFRQQTLIDEARFSKYRRIDNSRTVKKRECVLDNKFIVPYNPELLLKFGCHINVEYTCQTSSIKYLFKYVHKDNDRVTATLYNAGDPSEATQVVDEIRNYYDSVVYGETSTVNDIVKRAISHKSMFLGWMAANKSYPYARSLTYAEFPTKFVWKDDSSKWFPRKKGFAIGRLTHVPAELTMSDDEIKQLCLMDIDKILYSYGKTLKDYPPMPLATEVDSSLLTERVIREELNFNMNDLKKNASGMLAIATHEQRYAFDKIVTVVYCDEGGFFFVYGHWGTRKIFIWNLMSAEIRSMGEIVLNVASSGIASLLLPNGRTAHSRFKIPLNITEDSICNINPGFPQTMLLLKAKLIIWDEALMVSRYCYEALDKCLGDIMRSSLTYKKDLPFGEKVVVLGGDFRQILPVIPQGSRQDIVHSTVNLSYLWKFCQVPKLTKNMRLSVGTTA; this is translated from the exons ATGGCTGAAAAAATTGACCGTGGGGTGAACAATGGGACTGCTCCTCCAATTTTTAAGCTTGGAGATCAAAACTACCATAGCATTGGTAGCTTACTTCCTCCTGATAGTTTGCGACCAACATTTGCTCAGCTATATATCTATGACACAAAAAATAAGATTGATAATCGAATAGGCACACTTCG ttCCAATGAAGCTATAAATGAGCGGGATAGAGAAATTGTGGCAATATTAAGAAACATGCTAGACAAATATAATAGTTTGGCAAAGAATTTTCGCTATGTAAGAGATAGGTACCAACAGAAAAATTGCACAAACATAAAGCTTAAGTTGATTAGTCAAAGGACTACAGATGGCAggacatacaacttgccatctGCATCTGAAATGGCTGCATTGATTGTTGGCGATGTCGATCAACTTagcaaagatagagatattaTTATAGAGAGTCAATCTAGAAAGCTCCAGCGGATTGATGTTTTTCATCCATCTTATTTAGCCTTGCAATAtccattgttattttctttttgggAGGATGAATTTTGTTTGGGTATTGCAACATCAGATTCTATCTCTGCTAGAcctacaaagaaaaacaaaacaatcaCTTTACGACAGTTCTTTGCTTTTCG gtGTAAACAACCACCGTTGAGGGTTGATAAATACAAATGTCTGCATGAAAGTCTTATAAACGGGGATGTATATGCTGCAAGGCTTGGCAAAAGAATCATTCTTCCCAGTACTTTTACCGGTGGACCTAG ATATGCAGAATATCCTATCTATTTTATTACCATGACCTATAACCCTGAATGGGATGAGATAAGAAGAGAAGTGACTCCCATTGGATTGAAGGCAAAAGACTGTCCTGATATATTGTGTCGAGTTTTCAAGATCAAGCTTGATTGTTTGATTGATAACCTAAAAGAGGGAAAAATCTTTGGCAAAATTTTGGGAT aTGTTTGCACTGTAGAGTTTCAAAAGAGAGGGCTTCCGCATGCACATATCCTTTTATTCATGAGTAACAAGTTCAAGCCACAAATACCAGAtgacatagacaaacatataaCAGCTAAGATTCCTGATGAAAATGAAAGGCCAAATCTACATGGAGCTGTTCAAAATTACATGGTACATGGTCTATGTGGTCCGTACAACAAGAATTCACCTTGCATGAAGAATGAATCCTGTTCAAAGTTCTATCCTAAAGAGTTTAGACAACAAACACTCATTGACGAGGCTAGATTTTCCAAATATAGGCGTATTGATAACAGTCGAACAGTGAAGAAAAGGGAATGTGTACTAGACAATAAGTTCATTGTTCCGTATAATCCAGAATTGTTGCTCAAGTTCGGGTGCCACATAAATGTGGAATACACATGCCAAACAAGTTCTATTAAGTATCTGTTTAAGTATGTACACAAGGATAATGACCGCGTAACAGCTACCCTATACAATGCTGGTGATCCGTCAGAAGCCACACAAGTTGTTGACGAAATTAGGAATTACTACGATT CTGTAGTTTATGGTGAAACTTCTACTGTGAATGATATCGTCAAAAGAGCAATATCTCATAAGTCCATGTTTTTGGGATGGATGGCGGCGAACAAGTCATATCCCTATGCTCGAAGTCTGACTTATGCTGAGTTTCCAACCAAATTTGTTTGGAAGGACGATTCTTCAAAGTGGTTTCCTCGAAAGAAAGGCTTCGCAATTGGAAGGTTGACTCATGTACCTGCAG AGTTAACAATGTCAGATGATGAGATTAAGCAGTTGTGCTTAATGGATATAGACAAAATCTTATATTCCTATGGTAAAACCTTGAAAGACTATCCTCCTATGCCTTTAGCAACTGAAGTTGATAGTTCTTTGTTAACCGAAAGGGTTATTAGGGAAGAGCTAAACTTTAACATGAATGATTTAAAGAAAAATGCCTCAGGCATGTTAGCCATCGCAACACATGAGCAGAGATATGCATTTGATAAAATTGTTACAGTTGTGTATTGTGATGAAGGGGGTTTTTTCTTTGTGTATGGTCATTGGGGTActagaaaaatatttatctGGAACCTTATGTCTGCTGAGATTCGTTCAATGGGTGAAATAGTGTTAAACGTTGCTTCGAGTGGTATTGCATCTTTACTTCTTCCCAATGGAAGAACAGCACACTCAAGGTTCAAAATACCGCTGAATATAACCGAGGATTCTATATGTAACATCAACCCTGGTTTTCCTCAAACAATGTTGCTGTTGAAAGCCAAACTTATAATTTGGGATGAGGCTCTAATGGTTAGTAGGTACTGCTATGAAGCACTTGATAAATGCTTGGGTGATATCATGAGGTCTTCTCTAACATATAAAAAAGATTTGCCCTTTGGAGAAAAAGTGGTTGTACTAGGTGGAGACTTTAGACAAATTCTTCCTGTCATTCCACAAGGATCGAGACAAGATATCGTTCATTCAACCGTGAATTTGTCTTACCTTTGGAAGTTTTGTCAGGTGCCCAAACTAACAAAAAACATGAGACTCTCTGTAGGGACGACTGCTTAA